Genomic DNA from Lagopus muta isolate bLagMut1 chromosome 19, bLagMut1 primary, whole genome shotgun sequence:
GTGCCCATCCAtccagcagcacctcccctgGGTTACCATCTTCCCAGCTGTGAAGTGCTACAGTGAAAACTGCTGTATAAGGGCTCTGCAGGACAGTTTGAAGTAGTTAGAGGTGTGTGGCTGTCCAGTTGACCTCTGCAGTTCTTGTTGCACGTTTATTACAGCACGCCCAAATTCTCTGTGGATGGCAGTTCTGATCACAGCTTCAGTTGTGCTGCGCTCACGGCACCGAGGAGCACAGATGTGACAAAgcccaggagatgctgcaggctCTCAGACAGGTCTCAGAACcttggggtgggatgggattcTGCTTTGGTGAACTGCAAGAATGGCTGAACAAAATGGGAGTACCTCACGTGTGCCATAGCTCAGTGTTTGTGATGAAACCCGGGCCACCATGCAGACACTGGGCTGTGGCTCATAGAGTATGGAAGAAAGTAGGAAATAATAGTAATGGCTTGAGTGCATCACTGATAGCAGATAACTGCAAGTGGAATCTCTCAGCTGTGGTTCTGAGTTGGCAGGTGTGTTTGGGCACACAAGGAGTGCTTTCACCCTTCTGTTCCAGGCAGTGCATTGGAGTTTAAAGAGGACTGAAGTGTGAAGGAGTAACAGATGCATGGATGTGTCTTCTGTTCTGTTGTACACAGTCTGACTGCTGCAGGCCGTAGCGTGAAGGCATCCAAAGAGGTGATGCTGTTGGAGCTGTGCTCTCCACACAAAGGAAATGGAGCTTCCCTTCTGGATGAAGGTCAAATGAACTGAAAGGATTTCTTACTTAAATGCTGCTCTTCTTTCAGTCCACGCATCGTTCTGAATGTTGCTGTCAGTTCTTCAGAGTGCAGACAGAAGTGACTCAAAGTTGGAATAGGATCAGTGGCTCAAATGAGGGATGCCAATAACAGACCCACGGTGAACCCAGGGGCCGTGCCTGCCTTCCTGTGGGCTGCCTGCCTTGTGCAATGCCTGTGAGCAAAGCAAGCGCTTTGCCAGAGCGCAGGAGGGATTTATTAACTACTCAACTATTAACTATTATTCAATATTAACTATTTATTTAACATTAAATAGTTTAAATACTGAATTTGCAGCGCAGCCCCAGGAGCAATGCAGTGTGGGGAGCAGTCTGCCCCGAGCCCCTGCTGAGCACCACCATTGGCATGGGCTGTGTATCACAGCATGAAGCTGTCgtggaaaacaaagtaattGCACCAGCATTACTGGCAGCTGGCAGAAGCTCTGTGCTCCCACTCAGAGCCCCCCCAGGACGCTGCAGCCACCAGGCAGACAGCATTCTCTGTTGTTGCTGCATGCAGCTCTTTTATTTCGATTTCTCTttacagaaatgtgaaacatCTTCACGGGAATTCGTACAAAAACATCTCCGGGTGGCTGGCTGTAGTGCACCCCAAGAACACATGTCCCAAAATGAGGCCTCGGAGAGGGAAGGATGCGTTTCCTGTTGGCTGTGgctgatggagcccaggcagAGCTGACCTGGAGAGCAGTTCCCCCTTGGGAAGTAAAAAGGCTGAGTTCAGAGGGAGGAGTAAAACTGGGGATGGCTGTGTGAATGCTCAGTAGGGCTGCAACGTGTGATGTGGCGTGGGGATGTGGTCCCTGTTCAGAGGATGGAGCTGTTAGTGCCACAGAACCCAATGCCCGTAAACCTGGAACTGCTGCAGCCCTCTCTCGTGTGTCTGCATTCCTCAGGGCCTTTCAGCTCTGTATCCTTTATAGAATCCTGTTTTTTCTAAGGGCGTTTTGTTGCTCTGGGGGCCCCAGCGCTGTGTTCTGCCCCATAGGGGGGCAGCCAAGGGGGAAGAGGAGGCGCCCCTGGGCCAGCAGTGCCATCTGTGTGCATCCCCTCTGGGACTGGGGGGTGCTGCTTCCCCACTGGGCAAAGTGCTGAGCTTTGAGCCAGCTGAGAGCCAGAGCTGTGCCACTCACTGCTGGTGGTGAAACCATTGGATTTCATTGGGAAAGGAGGGGGTGGGGgaataaaaccagaaataaacctgaaataaacactgctgtgcattggggctgtgctggagctgtgggggTGATGCAGTCAGTGCAGCACCTCCCTCCTCCACTGCTCCTGCATGGCCTCAACACAGCGCCCACCGTTCCTAGATGGCCctgggtgagcagcagcagcttctgttgATGCCACAaccattacaaaaataaaatgctctCATTTTTACATCTGTGTTGTAACCGAGTCTGAGGATTTAGAAAAACTGAACACTTGTTCTTAGGCTTGCATTGACCACAGGTAAATATCTAcagtatatttcttttctttcaacatCCCATTAGAATGTCAGCTATAAATTTACACCGTAGAAATAatgtctgcaaaaaaaaaaaaaggtgtctGATTTATACACGTGTagcttttttcttgttaaataCACAGCTTTGTACATTCACCAAACAGAAGTGGCAGTGGAATGCAGTGAGGGCGAGGGATGCTCTTGCAGTGcctggggtgctgtggggcggTGGGCTGCCCCCAGGCATGCAGAGCAGCCAACTGTAgggaaagagatgaaaatgtTCCCTTCTGCATGGTCAGCATGGGGTAACTGTGGAATATCCCGAGCTCAAAGGGGTCTGTAAGGATCACCGAGTCCGAAGCCATGACCTCAGCCCCCTCACTGGGTtgggatgcagtgctgctttgtttccCCTTCCCTTAGAGGTGAATGGGATGCAAAACCTTCAGCTCTGGGCTTGGTTGTGTGCACCGACAGCGGAGGGACGGGGCGCTGTGGGGTCAGACATGGCTCAACCCCCttggctttgtgctgcagctgctctcactGTTTATCCTGTGGGAACCACTTAATTTTTTTGGCACAACAACTGAAGAGCAGGAATAAATAAAACGCAGAGCTGCCGCAGCCAGAgagatgtaaaaaaaacaacGCATCGTTAAAAGCGAAACAAATGATATCAGAGCATGGGTGATGGTTCAGTTGGGCCCACATCTCAGGGCAGCCGAGGGCTCAGGTGGGGGCTATTTCCACCTGCACTGCCCACTGAGTGCCAGATGGCAATGCTaggctgcaaagcagcagaaaccaTAGGCGTTAGAAGCAAGGCCAGCCCAGGCACCGTCCGATTCTCAGCCCACAGAGCTTTGGCTGGGTGGGTTTGTGGGTTTTCCTCCCTTCTCAGGCAGCACGGAGCTCAGCGCCTTCGTGGGGTGCCGTGATTTTAAGCAGGTTTTTGTAAACAACATTTATTGTGTGTcgtggggggaaggggaggcgGATGGGAATGGCAGAACCCCTTCCTGGCAGCGGCGCTGGGAGGGCAGGGCTGTGTTGTGCTTTACAGgcttcttgtttaaaaaataaaaataaaaattaaaaaaaaaaatcacattgagGTTTTAGTAGATGAATGTAAAAGTATAGAAAGTTAACAACTTGGTTATTCACTTGgcagtcaaagaaaaaaacaacaacaaaaaaacctttagACGTCGCCATTGCAAAGTGTGCAAAAATAGATGGAAAATACGTCTTGTGTTTCTGCTATAGAAAGGTCTCCACTGCCGTTGTGCTGGAAGCAGCCGGGGGTCGGGTTGGGCTGCCAGTGCACATCCATGGCAGCACAGGGCCTTGGCCAGGCCAACACCACATGGAGCCAGCGGTGCCTTTGCTGCTGAGCCCCACTGGGTGCCAGCGTCCCCATAGCCAGGATGTGTGcaaaaagagcagtgctgcacggCTTTGGGTCCCACTGTTGTCTTTTTGGTGTGTTTGGGGATTTGCAGATGTTGCTTGGGTGCTGGAAGGGCTGCACTGTCCTCTTCTTCCCCGCTGTCTCCGCGCAGCCCCCAGGACAAGCCAACAAGCAAGGAGAGCATTGGGGTAAAAGAGCCAAATTTGGGCTATCCATCCCGGACCCAGCAAAGAGGAGCAGGACGAGCGGCCGCCCTTGGCTCAGCAGTGTCCCCATCCAATGCAAACGGCCTGCATCATTTGGGGACAATTCTGAACACGGCCCCCCCATACGGGCCGAGCTGTAGCTCCAGTCtcaccaccagcaccagcagccttTCTCACTAGTTGCGGTATTGGTATAAAAGGTTAAAAACTCCCACGTGGTGCCTCTGGCCGCCCGTCCCATCGCTTTTGTCCCTGCAGCACAcgggctgtgctcagagctgggtCTCGTCCCGCGTCTCAGGGTTGCAGGGGCCCAGCttgttgctgcagctgctcttgcGGCTGTGCCCATCGTTGGCCACGTGTGCCAGCGGGTCGGAGCGGATCAGGTacctgcagggcacagagcgGAGCGTGGAGTGTGCCGTGTGCCTGCACCAAGGCTGGGAATCCTGggtttggggtgggattgggggtTGTGCAGGGAGGAAGGGGCGACACGTACACGATGTCGTTCAGCTCCAGCCGTGTGTCTGGGGGTGGGTTGATCAGGACGTAGGACAAAGTGTTCTGGTGGTCGTTCATCTCATCTGCCGGAGGAGAGAAGGGGATggtgggcagggctggcagagcGCCCTGACGGACACCCGATGGACACCCTGATGGATGCCCCAATGGGCGCTCCCATGGACACCCCAACGGGCAGCCCAGCGGATGCCCTGGCAGCCCCACTGCAGAGCTCCAAGCATCAGGCTGGGTAGGGTCACAGCTGGCCCCTGAGGACAGCACCGGGTCCTTCAGCATGGCCGTGCCACTGAGAGCACCACcgcctcctcctgcagccccgcAGCCGCTCCCAGCCACGGCACAGGCTGGAGCCTCACAAacttttcacttcaaaaatcaACCcccaaaaagaaatgagaaaaaaaaaatgtcttacCTTGTTTGagcataaaaaatgaaacacgTTAGTCTTGCTGCATTAAGTACAGCACAACGAGCACCGGGTCAGGGCAGACAAACCCCCCCAGGGCTGTGACCACGCTTTGCCACCTTCTTCCCTTGTTGCACCTATGAGCACCAAGCAGCACGTGGCCGAGGCACGGTGCCCTTCTGCCTGCAGGACATCACTGCGGCATCCCAGAGCCCCCAGCACCACTCAGGAACGGCTCTGAATCATGGAGCTGCGGTGATGCCCAATGGAGCACCGGGACACTCGGGGCCCTTCGCTGCCAAACAAGATCATGGGGGGAAGCAGGTGCTGAGAACAAGCAGCAGCGGGAGCACAGCGAGGGCATGTGATGGACAGGACAGGGGACAGACAGCAGGGGACAGACAGACACGGGCTTGCTGCAGGGTTGTGCACTGGGACGCCAACAGTGCATGGCCCCCCCCCTGCAATGAGAAGATGGGGAACACAGGGTGGGTCTACACGCAGACCCCTCCTCTTTCCTGCCCATCAGCTTTTTGCTGCTCACCCCCTGCTTGCTCCCCAGACCACAGGGCTCACAGCTCTCAGCCGTCCCAGTGCTCAGCCCTAcagtgcagcagggatgggggtggcagtgctggggtgcACACAGAGCCAGGGATGCATGGGATGTGCCGTAATGGAGGGGGGGTTCCTGGGGCACACAGGTTCTCCTTCACCATGGAAGCACCTTTTCCTGACccccatgcagcactgctgaaccCACCACGTGTATTGCCATCATCTTGTCCCCACTGGCACCCCCATATAATTTTGGGGGGAGGGGATCCAGAGCTCCTGCACCTACACCGTGGTGCTCACACTGCAGAAGGGCACTGGTGGGGTGGCTCACAGCTGTGCCAGAACACAACCAAGGGGGGGGAACACCATCCCTGAGCTCTGCGCAGCCCTGGCAGTTGCTGGCAATATATTGTGTAGGGCTTCCATGAGCcacagctgggctggggctTTGAGGCTGGACACGGTCTGTAGGAAAATGCCAACTTTTCACCTTAAGCATGGGCTGGCAAAGCCTGAATCACAGCCCAGCAAGGCCACAGCTGCCCCTGGGCTCTCCAGAGCCCCTCTGCATGAAGCTGCGCGCTGAGCACTGGGTGCTGAGTCCCTTCACCCTGAGCCTCTCCCCAGGGTCTGGGGGTGACTGCAGGGACAGGCGGGTTCTGCACCCCAAACCAACCGGGGACAAAGCTGCAAATGATGCCTTCCCGCACTgctttgctcagcagcagcagacagaaacCCCCTCCTTGAACTGCTCCAGGCTTTGCAGGCCAAAGTCAACCTACAGAGCAATGCAAGGAGGTCACTATCAGTAACAGCTGAGGGATGTGATTTCCTCGCACTGGTTCCAAAGGGTCCCTGCATTTTCTCTCCTGCCATCAgggagccctgcagctgcagtgcagtgccttttgttttccagctccaCCCAACAAAGGAGTGTGAAAGGACTGAGTATTTGAGGTGAAAACTGGCAAGGGTGTGGATTGGGCTCAGCTGGCATGATCTTGTTGTACGCTGCACGCCGTGAGGCACGCGTGACTCCCAGGGAGTGAGCATTACCTTGCAAATATCCCAGGTTTACCCGATTCATCACATCACTGGCTGTTAAATTTGCTACATCCTCTACAGAACATACAGGGAAAGGCACAGACAtaaacagaaagagagagagaggtcaGCAAGCCATGATTTGGCAAATATTAGAGACGAGCTGCTGCACTTTGGCAATAAAGGAGCAAAAGATAAAGGCAAGGAGAGCAGGCAGTCAGTGTCCTTCCAACCACCAAGCACACCGATGCCAGCCGTGCCCCAGTGCCCGTGCACGTCCCAGCCGGAGCcccagagctgcactgagcagacCAGCTGTACCAGCATGGCAGCACCGACTGTCATCAGCAGAGTGATACAAAGCAAAGAGAGCTGCATCCCCCAGAATGAGCCAAGGAAACTTTTGGGAGAAGGGACAAAGAGCTCagtctcacagaatcacagaattgtaggggttggaagggacctctagagatcatcgagaccaaccccactgccaaagcaggttccctaaaccaGATCTCAGTGTTGCATCGTCCGCAGGCCGCAGTGCCAAGTGTGCAGCTGAACCAGCAATGCTGTCCCCACCTTCCCCTCCATGGAGCGGCTGCCACGTGCCCCCAGCACTCCTGTGTGCCCTCTGTTTCCCTGCATCGATCCGTATTTCCCCCACTCTCCCAGCTGCGGGCAGCAAAACCCCAGCTGGGCTCAGTGCTCGGTGCTCAGGGCCCGGCTGTGGTGATGGAAGGGGTCTGGCATGGAGTAGACAGGAGGCAGCACGGGATGGCTCACAGGGCAGAAAGACAAAACGAACCAGGAAAGCCATGTGCGAAGGACTTCACCGTAACCACGGGGCAGGTGCGGGCACACAGACTCCGGCACCAGCACGGGGCTGCGGTCCCCACCAGAAAGATGTGGGTCAGCAGGAAGCACAGTGACACACGCGGCCATCGCACACCACCAagcctgcccagccctgccagaTGCTCCTGAGATACAGCGCAGTGACAGCGCggagctgcagcaccagccctgcagaACTGCAGGGCACAGCGTCAGGATTTGGATGAGCTGACCCAAAACAGAGCCAACCcggggccttgggcagcctgctttagcggttggcaaccctgcccatggcaggaggttggaactggatgatttcagaggtcccttccaacccaaccattctattGCTCTATGATTAGGTGGCCCTGCGTGCTCAAGGCTCCCCACGCATCACAGGCACAGCTCCTGTAGGCACAGACCCCACTGCAGCCACCCCAGGAGCGATGTGCACCGCATTGCTGTGCAGCATCCACAGACGGgtccagcagcacctgcagggctCGGGCGCAAGGAATGGGGATTTACCTGCGGAGCCCACGGGGCCGCCTCGCCGCAGGGAAGCACGACCGCACATCACTTACCATAGCCGGTGGTTGGCAAGCCCAGGTGCTTCATGCGGTTCTTGACGAGCTCGGACAGCTCCTGCCGCTCGGAGCGGCGGTACAGGCTGAGCCGCTGCTGGCTGATCCACTCGGCTGTCTTGCCGGAGTGCTTGTTGCCCTTCCTGCTCAGCCGGCGTGCCCACTGCATGCTCTTGCGCCGCAGCAGCGGGTGCTCGGACTGGTCACTGGAGCACGAGTTCCTGTGGTGGCCCGTCTTGATGCCCCAGTGCTCCTTCACATCCTTCGTATCCTCGCAGTCCTCCACGTTGATGGAGATCTGTGACTGGAAGCCCGGCCGGTGACGGGGACCGCGGGGCCACCTAACGGGAGTTGCTCTGGGACGGGGTCCCATCTCTTAGCCgtgcactgccagcacagcgTCCCCGTGCTGCTAAAGCacctgggcagcagctctgggatggGGGCTCCGGAATGCCAGCAGCCATGGGGGGCAGCAGGCACCGCATCTCCATCAGCACCGTTCCTTCCTGCCCTCACCTTCCTCACTGGCGCATCGCAGCAGACCTGCTGCCGCACCTCTGCTACAGAGAGCTCCGCTGGTAAGCACTGATTTATTAATAAAGGGGATAAAGCACCTCTAAGGATGAATGGGGATTGCACTGAGCTAAATGTCAGCtttcagcagcctgcagctgcctccACAAAGCTGAAAACCAAAGATATTCACAGCGGAGCCCGGATCCTGCTCCCTCTCCCAGTAATTACACCTTCTGGCTGTTTGCTGGTGCTGTGGGGGACATCTCGCCTGAGGAAAACCATCCCTGACACCGCCCACACGTGCACTGCAGGGGCCGGCAGCAGAACCGATAATCCCAGGTCTGGGTGCAAGCATTACTCACCTGTGCTCTGATGTCATGGGGCTGCatttgggggaagaaaaaggggaaaaagtgtCAGCCAGGAAATGAGCATCCTTGCTGTGCAGCATCCCCTGGTAATTCAACAACCGCTCGGTGCTGCATCGCCTGCCAGCGCTGCTCATTGAGGGCTGAGCATTtgcactgtgctcacacacagACAGGAGCCCCCCGGGTGTGGGTTGGGACAGGaatgctgctgcccttcccacACGTGCTGCCCCTTGCCTCGGAGGTGGCGAACATGTGTGACTCCGTCCGGTAAATGCCGATGGGGATCTCAGCACTGGAGGAGCAGAGCTTCTGGAAGAGGCGCCCGTAGGTGCGGATCCACAGGTCGTCCTCTGTGATCTTCATCTGGGGATGAACAGCAACTGCCTTCAGAACCAGAACAGTGCCCAAACGCATCAATGCCAACCTCAGAGCGCCACAAACAGACCAGGAGCAGGACATGTGGGTGTAGCACTGAGGGATACGGCTGAGTGGTGGAGGTGGCAGCGTTGGCCaagagttggacttgatgaccttaaaggtcttttccagtcaaAAAGACTCAGCGATTTTATAACATTAGTGCTCTTGGCAGTGCTGAGGTTGCCCATGTATGATACAGAGAGCAATGTTCTGCCCCGTTCTGCTCCATTTTGCCTCTCTCAGAGAGCCTCACATCCCGCAGCCCCCACGCAcatgccctgcagcagcacctacCGCACAGAGGTAGCCAGAGCCTGGTGTAGTGTCAAGGCCCAGCAGCAGCCGGGTGATGGTGATCATGTAGTCCTTGACAAACGACTGCAGGAGGGGAGGAAATGTCAACCCCGGTATGTGCCAGCAGGCAGCCGTGCCCCCAGAGCCCCCCCCACCTGGTAGAGCAGCGTGTCCAGCATGCTGATGCTGAAGACCCTCCCCGCAGCGAAGGGCAGGCGGAACatgaaggccaggttggagcCATTCTCACGCTCtttctggaagaggaaagacAATCCACGTAGCCTTGAAAGCTCACCTGAGCGGGAGGACAGCAGCCGAGCATCTCTGCTGGGCTTGccaggagggaggcagggaaAGAGGGTTTTGTGgtgaaagaagtatttttttctccatggaaACGTGCGAGGCATCATGGCTTTATTTTGCTACGGGCTGGACGTGGTGCTTCCATGTGCCTCGCTGCCTTGGGGATGTTTGCTCTTTTCAGATCTCAGCACAGTGacactgctgcaggcacagcactgcgcCCAGCAGCCTCCTCCTTGGAGCATCCCTGCACCCGTTcactcactgccctgctcccaacacagcagcaggcaaAGCAGCACAACCTCCAGCCGCCAAGAAACACATAAACACGTAGGAAGAGGCAGACGGCCCCAAAATCACCCACCCACACATTTGTTTGCTGCAGGTTATGTTGGATGGATGCACAGTGCAGCGGGTGGAGGAGCACAGGAATGCAACAAACTCAGGATTAGTGACTCACAGTACCGAATtcccagaaagcaaagctttcacTTACCTTCTCTAGCTTGGAAAGGGCTAAGGAGTAGCTGTCCTTTGCTCTAAACTGCATGAACCTCATGTTGGAGGGATGGGTCAGCTCTGTGATGATGCTGAGGCTGGGAAAGAGCCTGCAGTGGGAAGAGACATGTTGTTCATCAGCCAGCTTGGAAGGGAGGAATCCCTGCATTTAAAGCTTGAGGAACACAAAAGATTCCCCTGCGCCCATCCAAGATCAGAATTAGCGGAACCTGGGTGTCATCCTGGCAGCTCACAGCACCTATGGGCTCTTGGGCTCATTTCCTGCTGAGGCAGCACCCAAaggagggatgggatggaataggatgagagggaatgggaTAGATGGGGCAGGATGAGTGAGAAGATGATGGGATAGGACTGCCGGCCCTCTTCACCTGAACATGGTCTGGACGTTGACAATCGTCTTTGCATCCGCCATGTAATCCTCCTCAGCACTCatggtgctctccttgtccacAACCACCAGGTTGTCAGCGTAGATGATGCcgcactgcagcaggctgtccAGGCTGGGCAGTTCCCAAAGAGAAGAGCGCAGGGGTCAGCCCTTGGAAACGACATGGGGAAGCAGCACACTGCGATGCACAGCgctgcagccagcccagctgctcCTGGCCACCAGCCCAGCACCAACACCCATCTCCCAGATGGACTCAACAAGGTGAGAAGCCGACAGTGGGGGCTGCCATGGCCAGCCCTTGTCTCCCCATGGAATGAGAAGGTATGGGGTTGCGGATTGGGGTGAATGCAACATGTCTAAGACCATCCTATAATTAACAACAGCCACAGACCGGAACACCTACTTGTCAATGGTGCCTTCCATGTAGTAAACCATGGGGAAACAACAGATGGCTTCCAGAAAGTGGTGCTCTGGTCTGCAAGAAGAGCAACAGAAAGGAACAGGGTTCAGAAACCCAACAAACAAGGTGATGCACAGCCCAAGACTGTCGTGCTCCTGCCCCAAGCCATGTGCAGTGCCCATGGTAACACAGGGAAGGGCTCGGCGCaagagaaagcactgcagagaagtaCTTGCTTGTTGTCCAGAAGCAACACAATTGGGTTCAACTCTTTGCGAGACCGATAGTAGGCACGCAGCGGGACGATGAAGTTATACAGCCCATTGCCAGCGGTCTCTGCCGACACGATGATCAACTTGTTCTTAAAGCCATAGGCCTTGGCGTCTTCAAAGCTGTTGTGCTTGCAGCCCTGTGGGAGGGAGGCAGCTGGGACCCGTGGCAGTGCCCGGCCCCTCCcggcacagccctgggcagcacacTGCTCACCTTGTCCAGCCGCAGGCAGCAGAACGGGGCTTTCTCAGGCAGGAGGTGGCATAGGGTTGGTGAGCTGCCGATGTATGGGGAATTGGGTGGGTAACCCTTCACGTacctgcagcagagggaaatCCCAGCGCTGTAATGACGTGGAGAAAGCCATCTGCAACGGCCCCATCACCTGCAAGGAGCTGTGCCTCTGCAGTGACCGAACGTGTGCGACTCACTCCACCACCGCTGAGCCCTCCTCGTCTGACTGCGTCATCTCATCCTCCGACTGGTCGCTGAGCAGGTcgcagggcagcagggatgaGGTGTCAGCCAGCTCGAGCACGGGTGCGATGCTGGGCCGGCGGTTGCCTGAGCCGTTCTCTGCCGGCAGCGCCAGCTTGCTGCTGTTGGTGGGGCGGCACTCAGTGTTCTGCAGGTCCATGGCCACTGTACCTGGACGCAGTGGGGGGAAGCACAGCGCTCTATAaggaggggaagggagcaggGCCGGCAGAGCATGGCACCACTGAGCCCCGCTGGGACCCCATCCACCACCAGCGCCTTCTAAAATCCAAACGTATTTACAGAGTGTTGACCGAGGCCATCGAGTCTTTGCTCTCAGTTGGAAACCCAACCTGAAGCTTTCATCTGAATCTTCACCCATTATCTTTGGCTATGAAAGCCATCAGTTTCccagtgagcacagcacaggagctgggCACATTCCTGCAGCCATGGATCTGCACCTGCTGAACCTCCTCACACCATTTCACTTCTTGTTCCCCTTTTTGCAAAAAGTCCCTCTGTGAGCAAGCCATGTAACAAGAACCTTGATGAGCTCTACTCAGCAAAGTGCTCTGTGGCTTGCTGTGGGATAATCATGCAAAGGGCTGTGCATGAGTATATATGCATAAATTATTTGCCTAAAATACAATCTGCCATCGCAGCGCAGCCTCTCCAGACAACCCCAGAACTTGGTCTCCCCAGATGCAAGCTGGAAGTAATGACTCATGgcatttttcatttgagaaaatgCACCGCTCGCTGCAGAGCAAATCACGCCACCCGTCAGGTTGGGAatcataaaaatgatttaagaTGCGGCCAACAGCATTTATCCTTCCAGGCAGGGCTTGAGGGATTTCTGCAGACAAATATCATAAATGATAACGGACATCACAAGCTCTAATGATGGTTTCTGGGCTTTCTGAGAGCAGCTAGGATGCCAGGAGCAGGGATGTGGGAGCGATATGCGCAGGAGCCCCCCAGACTCACCCATGCTGGCGATGATGCTGTGCACGGGCAGGCGGGAAGGGCCATCATAGGTGCCCCTGCCTGCAAAGCCCttcttcttctgcttctcctcctgcttGAAGATAAAGGCAGAGTTCTCCTCCTTGGTGATGTTGATGTAGAAGCAGGTGTCAGACGCGGCCATGATGTGCCGTGGGCCGGGGTTCAGCAGGATGCTCTTGTTCTCCTCCCTGCGGATGCCGATCAGGCAGACACCGTACCTGTGATGGGATCACCATGCAGGCATTGGAGCAAAGCCTCCTCCCCGCATGAGGCACTCCAAGCGCTGGCCCCAGCCCCGCACCCCTGCCCTCACTTCTTGTGCGCGTGGAAGGCGGCGTAGGTGAAGCTTTTCCCCTCGTACTCCATGAAGAACTTGCTGTCTCCCATGCGGATGTGGTAGACTTCATTGCCTGAGCAGCGCCCGTACATCCTCTGCCACTGCTCCGGGGACTCCTGGCCCTCTCTGAAATGACAGCAGCGTGGAGGGATgggcctgcagccagcagggcctCAAGGAACCCTCAGGGTGCTGCGAGAAGAGCTGTCGGTTCAGCAGGTGTGGGCTGAGCTCCTTCTGATTTCTGATTCTAATTGCGTTTGTATTTAATGAGGGCTCCCGGTGGAGCTGCAGAGACAGCGTTGAGAGCCAGTGTTGGCAAACAGCTGAAAGCGTGTGGTGAGACACGCTCTGGGATGGAGTTTTGTAACCCTCTGATGTCATGTCACCCAAAATTCAGTGATTTCTGGCTCCACCAGAGTGCAAAGGGCCCATGTCA
This window encodes:
- the KCNT1 gene encoding potassium channel subfamily T member 1 isoform X1 encodes the protein MPFSGEERSLQGIYKPAAPTEGRAGGGAAVCAECYTNRTFVYDDGSAHRLSSPGGCGGGDGEGSRKSGVILDIASLKMTELESEVLPLPPRYRFRDLLLGDQTFQSDDRVQVEFYVNENTFKERLKLFFIKNQRSSLRIRLFNFSLKLLTCLLYIVRVLLDNPEEGIGCWECEKQNYTLFNQSTKINWSHIFWVDRKLPLWAVQVSIALISFLETMLLIYLSYKGNIWEQIFRISFILEMINTVPFIITIFWPPLRNLFIPVFLNCWLAKYALENMINDLHRAIQRTQSAMFNQVLILICTLLCLVFTGTCGIQHLERAGEKLSLFKSFYFCIVTFSTVGYGDVTPKIWPSQLLVVIMICVALVVLPLQFEELVYLWMERQKSGGNYSRHRAQTEKHVVLCVSSLKIDLLMDFLNEFYAHPRLQDYYVVILCPTEMDIQVRRVLQIPLWSQRVIYLQGSALKDQDLMRAKMDNGEACFILSSRNEVDRTAADHQTILRAWAVKDFAPNCPLYVQILKPENKFHVKFADHVVCEEECKYAMLALNCVCPATSTLITLLVHTSRGQEGQESPEQWQRMYGRCSGNEVYHIRMGDSKFFMEYEGKSFTYAAFHAHKKYGVCLIGIRREENKSILLNPGPRHIMAASDTCFYINITKEENSAFIFKQEEKQKKKGFAGRGTYDGPSRLPVHSIIASMGTVAMDLQNTECRPTNSSKLALPAENGSGNRRPSIAPVLELADTSSLLPCDLLSDQSEDEMTQSDEEGSAVVEYVKGYPPNSPYIGSSPTLCHLLPEKAPFCCLRLDKGCKHNSFEDAKAYGFKNKLIIVSAETAGNGLYNFIVPLRAYYRSRKELNPIVLLLDNKPEHHFLEAICCFPMVYYMEGTIDNLDSLLQCGIIYADNLVVVDKESTMSAEEDYMADAKTIVNVQTMFRLFPSLSIITELTHPSNMRFMQFRAKDSYSLALSKLEKKERENGSNLAFMFRLPFAAGRVFSISMLDTLLYQSFVKDYMITITRLLLGLDTTPGSGYLCAMKITEDDLWIRTYGRLFQKLCSSSAEIPIGIYRTESHMFATSEPHDIRAQSQISINVEDCEDTKDVKEHWGIKTGHHRNSCSSDQSEHPLLRRKSMQWARRLSRKGNKHSGKTAEWISQQRLSLYRRSERQELSELVKNRMKHLGLPTTGYEDVANLTASDVMNRVNLGYLQDEMNDHQNTLSYVLINPPPDTRLELNDIVYLIRSDPLAHVANDGHSRKSSCSNKLGPCNPETRDETQL